One window of the Cherax quadricarinatus isolate ZL_2023a chromosome 1, ASM3850222v1, whole genome shotgun sequence genome contains the following:
- the LOC128688367 gene encoding ankyrin repeat, PH and SEC7 domain containing protein secG-like isoform X2: MVTMTDQEDAEARQSLLDSRNPGDVVLSMEGYEPGKQNAERTDKCGPQQGNVVNKSERNAAHYAAEVGDVDSLQKLVEEYLENLVIQDKYGNTPLHLAVEGGYLECCKTILGISTKEVNLKNKAGNSPLLLSIATGKKSTQITELLILNGSKLNIANKRKWTALHIAAEKGNVKTLKLLLQHDDKCLQAKDSEGLTPLHVAAKNGHWKICNELVEAGANIEERDSHGSTPLHWAAKMGFTECCRKLLEHNVSINSVNNKGNTPLHLLCASGKEKTDCARLLTEYGADVNAQNKNGETPFHLSFRSPIEMAKILLEENVNLQLIDCNGRTALHYAAERSPSYYVKLVMTMKNSKEIINKIDKQGKTALHVAISKKAAESSKFLIKVGADCSITCGKTGTALHIAAQNGLNEICDYLITKGAKVDTKNSEGLTPLHMAAKAGHEDCCVVLCKRSNSPDVPDNNGMTALHHAAKGKHVSCCNVVTGRYPNSVNSKDNSGKTPLHIAVEAKSLECCKVMVTPKTDLWATSLTGSPIKMASEADSHDIFKFLLNKVEVNRSHNKKNMNFQALFGKSLKNKDRQMMEIIIDSCFWEEAFKPAEGILEKKLKNKNLILLVKDYPDLVRRVLDKCIQTPNNSEDTQQKPPDNSEDTQQKPSDNSEDTQQKPSDNSEDTQQQSHTRYLVHYLDEAYPLPGKNESVTYKNISDTHKNESATRINTGNQNSLLREPFETESGKLVAGVELAKVDWDWRNDHLLECIIRYKHYDLLRHPLVTCWLQYKWKHYIRWHQFTSLALACILAILLTTFTVISWSTISPALKGAVSVQQYSSLDRTSDLKSVIMGLASLVLKGLDVYGKDLQPNTALGVSPWRWRTCRTRGEEASRKRGQSSSFSRNLYLADS, translated from the exons ATGGTCACAATGACAGATCAAGAGGACGCAGAGGCGCGTCAGAGCCTCTTGGATTCACGGAATCCTGGTGACG TTGTGCTATCAATGGAAGGATACGAACCTGGAAAGCAGAATGCTGAAAGAACAGACAA GTGCGGCCCACAACAAGGCAATGTCGTCAACAAGTCG GAGCGGAATGCAGCTCATTATGCAGCAGAGGTTGGTGATGTGGACTCACTACAGAAGTTGGTGGAAGAATACCTGGAGAATCTTGTCATCCAGGACAAATATGGCAACACACCACTGCACCTGGCTGTTGAAGGCGGCTACCTAGAGTGTTGTAAAACCATTCTGGGGATCAGTACCAAAGAAGTCAACCTCAAAAACAAAGCTGGAAATTCCCCACTTCTACTTTCAATAGCCACAGGAAAAAAATCTACACAGATTACGGAATTACTCATTCTCAATGGCTCTAAGTTAAATATAGCAAACAAACGCAAATGGACAGCCCTGCACATAGCAGCTGAGAAAGGTAATGTTAAAACATTAAAGTTGCTGCTTCAACATGATGATAAATGTCTTCAAGCTAAGGATTCAGAAGGGCTGACACCTCTGCATGTAGCGGCCAAAAATGGTCACTGGAAGATCTGTAATGAGCTTGTGGAGGCAGGTGCCAATATAGAAGAGAGGGATAGTCACGGCTCGACACCACTTCACTGGGCTGCAAAAATGGGATTTACTGAATGTTGTAGGAAGCTGCTGGAGCACAACGTTTCTATTAACAGTGTAAACAACAAGGGTAACACCCCCCTTCATTTATTATGTGCATCTGGCAAGGAAAAAACAGATTGTGCCAGGTTACTAACTGAATACGGAGCTGATGTTAATGCCCAAAATAAAAACGGTGAGACTCCATTTCATCTTTCCTTTCGTTCACCAATCGAAATGGCAAAGATTCTCTTAGAAGAAAACGTTAATTTACAACTGATTGACTGTAATGGCAGGACTGCTTTGCATTATGCTGCTGAGAGGTCGCCTTCTTATTATGTTAAGCTTGTTATGACCATGAAAAATTCAAaggaaataataaataaaatagatAAGCAAGGAAAAACAGCCCTGCACGTAGCAATTTCTAAAAAAGCAGCAGAAAGTTCTAAATTTCTGATAAAAGTCGGTGCTGACTGCTCCATTACCTGTGGTAAAACTGGCACTGCCTTACATATAGCAGCTCAGAATGGTCTAAATGAAATCTGTGATTATCTTATTACCAAGGGTGCCAAAGTTGACACAAAAAACAGTGAAGGATTAACACCACTACACATGGCAGCCAAAGCAGGTCATGAagactgttgtgttgtgctgtgcaagAGAAGCAATTCACCAGATGTTCCAGATAATAATGGAATGACAGCTCTCCACCATGCTGCCAAGGGCAAACATGTTTCTTGTTGTAATGTCGTAACAGGCAGATATCCAAATTCTGTTAACTCGAAAGATAATTCAGGTAAAACTCCTCTTCATATTGCTGTGGAAGCCAAGTCTCTGGAGTGTTGCAAGGTCATGGTGACACCCAAAACAGATCTGTGGGCTACATCACTTACTGGCAGCCCAATTAAAATGGCTTCTGAGGCAGACTCTCACGACATCTTCAAATTTCTTTTGAATAAAGTAGAAGTTAATAGAAGCCACAACAAGAAGAACATGAATTTTCAAGCTCTTTTTGGAAAATCGCTGAAAAATAAAGACAG ACAAATGATGGAAATTATCATAGACAGTTGCTTCTGGGAAGAGGCCTTCAAACCTGCCGAAGGAAttttagaaaagaagctgaagaacAAGAATTTGATTTTGCTTGTGAAGGATTATCCAGATTTAGTAAGACGTGTGCTGGACAAGTGTATACAAACCCCAAATAACAGTGAAGATACACAGCAAAAGCCCCCAGATAACAGTGAAGATACACAGCAAAAGCCCTCAGATAACAGTGAAGATACACAGCAAAAGCCCTCAGATAACAGTGAAGatacacagcaacagtcacacacACGTTACTTAGTACACTACCTGGATGAGGCATACCCACTACCAG GCAAAAATGAAAGTGTTACTTACAAAAATATAAGTGACACTCACAAAAATGAAAGTGCCACTCGCATAAATACCGGCAATCAAAACTCACTTTTGAGAGAACCTTTTGAAACGGAGAGTGGGAAATTAGTGGCCGGAGTGGAGTTGGCCAAGGTGGACTGGGACTGGCGCAACGACCACCTCTTAGAATGTATCATTCGTTACAAACACTACGACCTGCTGAGACACCCTCTTGTCACCTGCTGGCTCCAGTACAAGTGGAAACACTACATCAGATGGCACCAGTTTACCTCTCTAGCATTGGCTTGCATCTTGGCGATCTTGTTAACAACATTCACTGTAATATCTTG gtcgacaatttcacctgccttgaaaggtgctgttagtgtgcagcaatattccagcctagatagaacaagcgacctgaagagtgtcatcatgggcttggcctccctagttttgaag